AATTACCGGGGAATTGCCAGTACGACTTTGGAACCTGGACAAGTGATTTGGCTGAAGGGTTGGGAGACAAGCCAGCAGCTTTATCTGCCAAAAAAGCAGCTTTCCTAGCTTTACCTTCCTTTGCAGACTACCAGAAAATAGAGGACTTGGCTGGGGAAAGCTGGGCAAGTGTCAAAACAGAACTGTTGGAAAGACTTCACACCTATGGAGGTTGGGGAACAGAAGAGGCGAAGGTTGATATATTCTTGCATGAGGGGTTAATTGACGATGCCATAGCCACCGTCACCGAACTCAGTTCTTATCATTCAACAGTCATTTACCGAGTGATGGACGCTGCAATACCTCACAACCCTGATTGGGTGATTGCAAATGCCCTTCGCCGTGCCGAGTCAATTATGGATGCAGGTAAAGCAGAATACTACCACCACGCAATTGAGTGGCTCAAAAAAGTCCGCGCTGCTTACTTAGAATCTGGGAGGAAAGCAGACTGGTCTAAATATCGGGCAGAATTGGTGCAGAGTCACGCCCGTAAACGTAAGCTGATGGAGTTGTTCAAGCAACGGGGTATGGAGTGACCAGTGAACAGTGAACAGTGAACAGTGACCAGTGACCAGTGAACAGTGAACAGTGAACAGTGAACAGTGAACAGTGAACAGTGAACAGTGAACAGTGACCAGTGAACAGTGAACAGTGAACAGTGAACGGAAAGGCTGGTAACTGATAACTGATAACTGATAACTGTTTAGTGATCTAGTTGTCCCTAACTTTCCAATCTACGCGATCGCCTGATGAAGCGGGAAGCCCAAAAGACGAATAAAACCGTCCCTAAGTTGAGTTGAAATTGGAAGCCCCAAGACGACTCGAAGTAAGTTGGGGTACTTCACTCTCATACCAAGTTAAGCTAAAACTAATATGACATACAGCATCATGAGGGTTTAATCGTGTTAAGTGGCATTAAACAGCAAGTGGTCGTTGGCAAAGATGGCAAAATCGAGATTCAAAAATCTGAGTTAGCAGAAGGAACTGTTGTTGAAGTGATTGTTTTAGTTACAAAAGATGTTGATGAAACAAATACTAACCAATCTATTCAACAAGATGAGACAGAGTATTTACTGTCTACTGAAGCCAATCGTTACCACTTGATGACTGCTATCCAAAACATTGAAACAAAAACCAACTTGGTCAGTTTTACACCTGAGGAATGGAATGAAGAATATAACATTCGCTCCTGAGGCATTTGAACAATTCAACGACTGGACAACACAAGATAAAAAAATTCATCGCAAGATCATCACCCTGATTAACGATATTCTTCGTCAACCATTTATTGGACTTGGCAAACCTGAACCTCTAAAGCATGAACTTAGCGGATATTGGTCACGACGAATTACAGATGAACATCGTTTAGTATATAAAGTGACTGAAACTGAAATTATCATTTTGAGTTGTCGATTTCACTATGATGACTGAAGCAGTTTGCGATCGCCTTACGGCGTGCGCTCCGCGCAATCGCTCTATTAGGAAACCGCACTTTGCACCATCACCTTTGAAACCTAATGGTGCGATCGCTATAAGTCTTATGGACGATTATCAGAACCTCACCCATGAGTATCAATCACTCATCCACGAGTATCAAACACTCTTCCGCCAAGGGTTAGAAACTCAAGGCTGCATAGCAAAAGTCCTCTCAACAGGACTAGACGAAGAGAAAATCATGCCAGAATGACAGTATGCTTGCTCAAATTGAGATGCTCTATATGCAACGTGACATAATCCTTTCAACTCTAAAGCAACATCAAACTGAGTTGAAAAAGTTGGGTGTGCGATCTTTAGCATTGTTTGGTTCTGTAGCACGAGATGAAGCAACACCCACTAGTGATGTTGATATTTTGGTTGAGTTTGAACCTCCAGTCACCTTTGATCACTACATGGATGTGAAATTTTATCTAGAGGATCATTTGGGAAGAAAAGTAGATTTGGTCAGATGGAAATCACTCAAGCCTCAAATTCGAGCATCGATAGAACAAGAGGCGATTACAGTTATCAGTTATCAGTGACCAGTGAACAGTGAACAGTGAACAGTTTGGTATATGAGAAGGCGTATAAGTTTGCTATCAGGATTGTAAATGCTTATAAATATTTGACTCAAGAGAAAAAAGAATTTATTTTATCAAAACAATTAATTAGAAGTGGAACATCAATTGGAGCGAATATAGCGGAGGCAAATGGAGCAATATCACAAGCAGAATTTTCTGCAAAAATTTCTATTGCTTACAAAGAATGTCTTGAAACTAAGTATTGGTTGTCCCTGTTAAAAGACACAGGGTATATTGATGACAAAGCATTTAACAGTATCTATGAAAATGCCGAAGAGATATCAAAAATCCTTTTCTCAATCCTCAAGAAAACTAGAATCTCTGATAACTAATAAATGGTCACTGGTAACTGATAACTGGTAACTGATAACTGGTCACTGGTCACTGATAACGAAGCTGCAATAAATATTTAGAACATTCTGAAACGCTTAAATGTTAAACTTTACAAGTCTCGATGCGAGAGAAGAGACCAACCAATGCGAGAGAAGAAACACTCATAACCATAACCAAACCCCAAGGAAGGGAGGTGTCCTTTTGGGGCAGTTATATTAAAAGTTATCATCTCATAAGAGATCCAGTTTTCCTTAACTCTCCAACCCACGCGATCGCCTAATTTTTTCCAGGCTTCCTGATCATACTTGTCGTCGGGCTTGCCGCCGACACTAAGATAAATTTTCTTCTGAATGCTGAAGCCAAAGCGTCCATTGCTGTACTTTACCCATAGTTGGTCAATTGTGCGGAGGTCAGTGCAGGGAAAGTTTAAGAGTTCTTTATCCTTTATCCAGTCATTTTCCTTGCGACCTACAGCCTGTAGCACCACTAGATAGGTTTTATAGTCAGCTTCTTTCCACTTTCCTGCTGCTAGTAAATCTCGCAGCTTAGTGTAGTTTAAGCCTTTTTCACTTTTGAGGTCATCACCTGAATCATCTGTTTTATTTTGCCCAGTGTTTTGAGTTTGATTTTGTGGGATCACCTTCACTCTTGTCTTTGGCTTTATCCCAGTAATACCCCAAATCAGTTTATCCATTGCAGGAGTATAAACACGTGTCTGTTCCCGAAAATCAACCCAAGTCATACCTTTAAGAAAAATTGGAAGTTGAGGCTGCTGTGGAGCATCAGAAAGCAGCACAGGAATAACAGGACACTGTCGTCTGTGAAATTCACTTAGAAAGCTATATATTTCTTGACTTTGCCAAGGACCAATCCCACTCTTACCAACAAAAACTGCTGCTGACTTTATGTGAGCAATCTGCCTTTCTAGTTCCGGCTGCCAAGGAAAACCAGGTCGTAACTCCCAATCATCTAGCCAAGGTTCAATATTATGTTCATCCTTTAATTGCTCTGCAATTTTTATGACTGCTTCCTTATCTTCGCTATTGTGGCAAAGGAAGACATCGAATTGAGGTTGAGCATCACTCATCAGTGCTTCTCGGGATTTTTCAGTACTTTGATATCGCCTGGTGCAAAGTCGCCCATCTCTGGGTGCTGCAAGACTCGCTGCATAGCATCGACATCCATAACAGCCCCAGCCAACGGGTTTAAGCCAGGTTCTTACTCACTAACTCCTATTAGTAATGCAACTTTCGCCATGTTTTCCTGCTTAAGGGTTGGTAAGTTCCTGTATTGCCTTGACTGCTGCTTCTAACTCTTGACGACTGCTAGCTTTTATCTTAACTTTCTTGCCGTTTGCTTCTGCTTCTACCTCAATGGCTTTGTTGCCCAAGCGATCGCTCAAAAACCCCCAAACTTGCTTCACATTGTCCGGCTTGACAAAAGTTATCAACTGACCTACTACCCAGGCTGTCATCGACTTGGTTCCCTCTAGCGTGTTGGGGTCAACCACTCGGTCAACTGCTTCCACTTCATCCAAGTCTTTCATCTGTGATAGCAGCTTTTGGACTTCCTGATCTTTTTCTTCGGCATCCAAGTCTGGACTGGTAAAACTAATGGTTAGTTTAACGTCTGCTGTATCTGCCATAATGCTAATTTTGTTGTGAATAATATTTACGCTTGCGAAAATTCTACTGTATGTACATACCAATCAAACAGTAGACACTTCCGGAAATTTAGGAACTAAAGAAGGGCAGCTCATGAAACCACTAAAGCGAATTACATTCAACCCAGAAGTCATGGGTGGCAAACCTTGTATACGGGGTATGCGTGTTACTGTAGGTACAATTGTCGGTTTAATGGCAGCAGGACATACGCCAGAAGATATTCTTCAGGCTTACCCCTACCTAGAACATGAAGATATTTATGAAGCCCTTGCTTATGCTGCATGGCGTGTAGAAGAAATTGAAGTACCGCTTGCTTCTGCATGAAGATTTTAATTGATATGAATCTTTCTCCTAGCTGGGTTCCAGTGTTGGAAAGTGTCGGTATTGAGGCTGTCCACTCGTCAAAAGTTGGTGAGCCTGGTGCTACAGACAAGATCATCATCGCATGGGCAGTTACGCATAGATATATTGTTTTCACCCATGACTTAGATTTTGGTACATTGCTAGCAACAACTCAAGCAGATGCACCTAGTGTCATTCAAGTGCGCTCACAAGATATTCTCCCAGCTAAGTTAGGTGATTTAGTTATTAATGCTTTACGTCAATTTCACCAGGAATTAGAAATGGGCGCTTTAGTCACAGTGGATGAAGCAAAGGCTAAGGCAAGAATATTACCAATCTAGTCTCCATCTTAGAGATATTATTGAACGGAGAGAGAGGGATTCGAACCCTCGTTGAAGTTGCCCCCAAACAGCATTTCCAGTGCTGCGCCTTCAACCACTCGGCCATCTCTCCTTGGGTCACGATTTACGATTGTAGAATGAAATCAATTAAACTGCAACTAAATTTAAGCTAAAATCCCAAATCAAAATCCAAAATACAGATGTCCGAGACATACACTGTTAAAGTTCATGATTGCACAAAGTGCAGCGCCGTTGGCGCAGCGTCTCCGCCAGGAGAAGGCGAACGCGCTAAAGGCATAGTACACACCATACAAGTCCCCGACGACCGCTACATCCTACATACAGCCGAAAAACAAGGGGTGGAACTGCCATTTTTATGTCGAAATGGGGCTTGCACCACTTGTGCGGTGCGGGTGCTGTCGGGAGAAATTTACCAACCGGAAGCGATCGGACTGTCGCCAGAGTTGCAGAAAAAAGGTTATGCTCTGTTGTGCGTCAGTTATGCCCGTTCCGATTTGGAGGTGGAGACACAGGACGAAGATGAAGTCTACGAACTCCAGTTTGGGCGCTTTTTTGCTAAAGGTAAAGTGCGAGCAGGTTTGCCGTTAGACGAAGATTAGTAGGATTGGGTAGTGGTTAGTGGTTAGTGGTTAGTGGTGAATGAAACAACTAACTACTATCTACTAACGACTAACGACTAACACTTAACCAATGAGTAAATTTGCAATTCTATTGTGTTTATTACTACTAGTTGCTTGCCAACCCCAAAAAAAGCCTGAAGAAAGTACGCAGGTGCTTTCTAAAGTCGCACAGGTGGTGAGTGGGCAAACTTTGGAGGTCGTAGGACTAGGCAATCAACCAAGTTTAATTTCTCAAGTACGCTTACTGAGTATTGATGCACCAGATTTGCAGCAGCGTCCTTGGGGAGATGCAGCAAAGCAACGCTTGGAAGCGCTGATTGGAGAACAGCCTGTCATGCTGGAGTTTGATGTGCAAATGCAAGACAAATTCGGGCGAACTCTGGCTTATGCGTGGAAAAATGGGGTTTTGTTGAATGAACAGTTAGTCAAAGAAGGGTATGCTTTGTTTGTGGGGCGATCGCCCAACCACAAATATGACCAACGTTTAGAACGTGCCCAACAATGGGCTAGACTCATGGGACAAGGAATTTGGAATCCAGAAAAACCTATGCGCTTGACTCCCGGTGAGTTTCGCCGTCAGTATCGTTAGCAGGGGTAGACTAATGTAGAGACGTAGCGTGCTACGTCTCTACAACTCATGACTAGTGATTAATGACTAATCTGCAAATTTTCCTAGATATTGCTACGGAAGCAGCGCTTGCTGCTGGTGCGGTGTTGCAAGGTTACTTGGGCCAGGTAGAAGATGCAGTTATTGAAAAAGGACGCCCTGGGGATTTGGTGACTGCTGCTGATAAAGCTGCGGAAGTTGTCATTTTAGATGTTTTACGTCGTCATTTTCCTGACCACTCTATCCTTGCTGAAGAATCAGGGAAACTAGGAAATCAAGATAATGAATACCTTTGGGCAATTGACCCCCTAGATGGGACAACTAACTTCGCCCACCAATACCCCTTTTTTGCTGTTTCTATTGGCTTGTTGATTCATGGTGTCCCGCAGGTTGGTGTCATTTATGACCCTTTCCACGATGAGTTATTCCGTGCGGCACAAGGTTTGGGAGCAACGCGCAACCGTCGCCCCATCAAAGTTTCCGACACTTCTGAACTGGGTAAAAGCCTTCTGGTTACGGGATTTGCCTACGACCGTCGGGAAACATCGGATAATAACTATGCGGAATTTTGTCACCTGACCCATCTGACTCAAGGTGTAAGGCGCAGTGGTTCAGCATCCCTAGATTTGGCTCATGTCGCCTGCGGTCGTCTTGATGGCTACTGGGAAAGAGGGATCGCTCCTTGGGATATTGCTGCTGGCGTGATTCTCTTACGAGAAGCAGGGGGAAAGGTGACTGCATACGATGGTAGTCCCTTAAATATTCCCTCCGGCAGAATACTAGCAACCAATGGTTATATTCATAACATCCTCAGTCAAGAACTAAAACAAGTTCCGCCGTTATCGGCGTGGGGGTAATTACGGTGTTAAATTGATAGCTATTTCTCAGAAGCAAAGTAAACTAGAAAAATCCAATGGCTTCTTTGGTGCAACACCGTTATATGTCTTTCAAGTTAGACCGTGGACTTTTTAAATATGATTTCATAGACTATCACGCAGTTTTATGCGTTCCAGTTGATGCAGATATCAAGGATATTCGTAAACGCTATCTCAAAATAGCCCGTCGTCTGCATCCTGATATCTGTGTTGCTCAAAGTGATGCTGAAAAACAACTCGCAGGTGAATTGTTGTCTAAGCTGGTTAATCCAGCCTATGAAAAACTGTCTAGGGAGAAAAATAGAACTGAATATATTGTAGTTTTGTCGCAAATGGGCAAGCGGCTAGTGCAAGAATCAGCATCGATGGAACTCTCCACCGATGTGGCAAAGCAATTAGCGAGTGCGCCCAATTACGACCATATTTATAAGAATGCGATCGCCAAAATTGCTGAAACTCAATATGACTCCTTGCAGAAAGTGCAACAGATTATTGCACTAGTCAGCGAGTTGAATTTGGTATACATAATGCGAAGCGCTGGCAAATTATCTACAGCGTCGCCACTCGTTGCTCAATCAAACATTCACACAACATCAACAGTTCATAAAGCACCTGCACCCCCACCATCACCGCCAACGCAAAAGGAAGACTCAGCTGTCCTTCAGTACATTCGTCGCGCCCAAGAGTTAATGGCAACAAATCAACTGACACAAGCTAGGGTAGAATTACAGGATGCCCTAAAGCTAGAGCCAAATAATAGTCGTTGCCATAGCTTGATCGGAGTGGTCTATTTGAAGCAAAATCTAACCACAACTGCAAAAGTTCACTTTGACCGCGCCCTGCAACTAGACCCCAAAGACCAATTAGCGTTGGAGGGGAAACGCAAAATTGAACAGATTACGGGGCATAAACCCAGTAGTGCGAAGCATACAGCAACGCCCAATACTGGGGGTAAGCAACCAGATAAATCTGGGGAGGGCGGTTTGTTTGGTGGTTTGTTTGGTGGGAAGAAAAAATAATGGTGTATCAACCACCAGTGGGAGCCAGGGATTTATTGCCCTTAGATGTGGCTCAAAAACACTGGATAGAAGATAGGTTACAGCAGGTGTTTCATCGTTGGGGATATCACAGAATTATTACCTCAACGCTAGAGCGTATGGATACGCTGATGGCGGGGGGAGCAATTCAACGATCTGCTGTCATTCAACTGCAAAATGCTGACAATGAAGATTTGGGGCTGCGTCCAGAACTGACAGCTTCCATTGCTCGCACAGCCGTTACACGCATGGCAGGTGTGACTTATCCGCAACGCCTGTACTACAATGCTAATGTTTTCCAACGGACAAGTGAGTTGAGGCACAACCGCCAGCAGGAATTTTATCAAGCTGGGGTGGAGTTGTTGGGCGGTGGCGGTAGCTTGGCTGATGCAGAAATTCTGCTGTTGGTGGCAGACTGTTTGCAAGCGTTGGGTTTGAGCCAATGGCATTTGATTTTAGGCGAAGCGGAAATTACCCGATCGCTCCTCAAAGCTTTTCCCCCTCATTTACAAGCAAAAGTCCGGAGTGCGATCGCCGACCTTGACCGTGTGACCATATATACTTTACCCTTGAGCGATGAACTAAGAGAACGCGCCAAAATCATGCTAGACTTGCGCGGAAATCCAGCTGATGTACTCCAAAAAGTCAGCAGTCTGGGTTTAGATCAGCCCCTACAAGCGGTTGTGGATAACCTCAAATCTCTAGTAGAATTACTAGAGAAATCA
The sequence above is a segment of the Mastigocladopsis repens PCC 10914 genome. Coding sequences within it:
- a CDS encoding DUF433 domain-containing protein: MKPLKRITFNPEVMGGKPCIRGMRVTVGTIVGLMAAGHTPEDILQAYPYLEHEDIYEALAYAAWRVEEIEVPLASA
- a CDS encoding Txe/YoeB family addiction module toxin, with the translated sequence MKNITFAPEAFEQFNDWTTQDKKIHRKIITLINDILRQPFIGLGKPEPLKHELSGYWSRRITDEHRLVYKVTETEIIILSCRFHYDD
- a CDS encoding J domain-containing protein, translated to MSFKLDRGLFKYDFIDYHAVLCVPVDADIKDIRKRYLKIARRLHPDICVAQSDAEKQLAGELLSKLVNPAYEKLSREKNRTEYIVVLSQMGKRLVQESASMELSTDVAKQLASAPNYDHIYKNAIAKIAETQYDSLQKVQQIIALVSELNLVYIMRSAGKLSTASPLVAQSNIHTTSTVHKAPAPPPSPPTQKEDSAVLQYIRRAQELMATNQLTQARVELQDALKLEPNNSRCHSLIGVVYLKQNLTTTAKVHFDRALQLDPKDQLALEGKRKIEQITGHKPSSAKHTATPNTGGKQPDKSGEGGLFGGLFGGKKK
- a CDS encoding nucleotidyltransferase family protein, coding for MQRDIILSTLKQHQTELKKLGVRSLALFGSVARDEATPTSDVDILVEFEPPVTFDHYMDVKFYLEDHLGRKVDLVRWKSLKPQIRASIEQEAITVISYQ
- a CDS encoding inositol monophosphatase family protein, with amino-acid sequence MTNLQIFLDIATEAALAAGAVLQGYLGQVEDAVIEKGRPGDLVTAADKAAEVVILDVLRRHFPDHSILAEESGKLGNQDNEYLWAIDPLDGTTNFAHQYPFFAVSIGLLIHGVPQVGVIYDPFHDELFRAAQGLGATRNRRPIKVSDTSELGKSLLVTGFAYDRRETSDNNYAEFCHLTHLTQGVRRSGSASLDLAHVACGRLDGYWERGIAPWDIAAGVILLREAGGKVTAYDGSPLNIPSGRILATNGYIHNILSQELKQVPPLSAWG
- a CDS encoding ATP phosphoribosyltransferase regulatory subunit, with amino-acid sequence MVYQPPVGARDLLPLDVAQKHWIEDRLQQVFHRWGYHRIITSTLERMDTLMAGGAIQRSAVIQLQNADNEDLGLRPELTASIARTAVTRMAGVTYPQRLYYNANVFQRTSELRHNRQQEFYQAGVELLGGGGSLADAEILLLVADCLQALGLSQWHLILGEAEITRSLLKAFPPHLQAKVRSAIADLDRVTIYTLPLSDELRERAKIMLDLRGNPADVLQKVSSLGLDQPLQAVVDNLKSLVELLEKSVSKTTQSKARGVEIILDLGLLQTFDYYTGIVFQVVSDTDGQARVIGRGGRYDQLLGLYHPKGDSIPGIGFVLFLEDLQQILLSARQLPQTTPASNWLIVPETPDAYTAAFAYATKLRDSTHLVRVEMDLGGREADEIREYARERDIAQIAWIKADASTTIESLVISH
- a CDS encoding GUN4 domain-containing protein gives rise to the protein MSDAQPQFDVFLCHNSEDKEAVIKIAEQLKDEHNIEPWLDDWELRPGFPWQPELERQIAHIKSAAVFVGKSGIGPWQSQEIYSFLSEFHRRQCPVIPVLLSDAPQQPQLPIFLKGMTWVDFREQTRVYTPAMDKLIWGITGIKPKTRVKVIPQNQTQNTGQNKTDDSGDDLKSEKGLNYTKLRDLLAAGKWKEADYKTYLVVLQAVGRKENDWIKDKELLNFPCTDLRTIDQLWVKYSNGRFGFSIQKKIYLSVGGKPDDKYDQEAWKKLGDRVGWRVKENWISYEMITFNITAPKGHLPSLGFGYGYECFFSRIGWSLLSHRDL
- a CDS encoding four helix bundle protein, whose translation is MNSLVYEKAYKFAIRIVNAYKYLTQEKKEFILSKQLIRSGTSIGANIAEANGAISQAEFSAKISIAYKECLETKYWLSLLKDTGYIDDKAFNSIYENAEEISKILFSILKKTRISDN
- a CDS encoding 2Fe-2S iron-sulfur cluster-binding protein — protein: MSETYTVKVHDCTKCSAVGAASPPGEGERAKGIVHTIQVPDDRYILHTAEKQGVELPFLCRNGACTTCAVRVLSGEIYQPEAIGLSPELQKKGYALLCVSYARSDLEVETQDEDEVYELQFGRFFAKGKVRAGLPLDED
- a CDS encoding thermonuclease family protein, giving the protein MSKFAILLCLLLLVACQPQKKPEESTQVLSKVAQVVSGQTLEVVGLGNQPSLISQVRLLSIDAPDLQQRPWGDAAKQRLEALIGEQPVMLEFDVQMQDKFGRTLAYAWKNGVLLNEQLVKEGYALFVGRSPNHKYDQRLERAQQWARLMGQGIWNPEKPMRLTPGEFRRQYR
- a CDS encoding DUF5615 family PIN-like protein — its product is MKILIDMNLSPSWVPVLESVGIEAVHSSKVGEPGATDKIIIAWAVTHRYIVFTHDLDFGTLLATTQADAPSVIQVRSQDILPAKLGDLVINALRQFHQELEMGALVTVDEAKAKARILPI